From Micromonospora rhizosphaerae, the proteins below share one genomic window:
- a CDS encoding glutamyl-tRNA reductase yields MKLLVVGASYRTAPVATLEQLAVAPADLTRTLDRLVAQPYVAEAVLVSTCNRVEVYAAVSGFHGGLGDICAVLAEQAGSPPVALANHLYVHYDAAAVDHVFRVAAGLDSMVVGEAQILGQLRDAYHWASGADSAGRLLHELMQQALRVGKRAHAETGIDRAGQSVVTAALDLAAGHFDGDLAGRPAMVVGAGAMGALGVATLSRLGAGPLTVTNRGADRAVRLAASYGASAVPMAELVDALATVDIVVAATAATEPVLTRDVVTRALARRDADRGPLVLLDLAVPRDVEAGVAELPGVEIIDIDRMAALLAEGEAAADAAEVARIVAGEVESFLSWLRGADVAPTVAALRGRADDVVTAELRRLAQRRPDFSDDQRAEVARTVHRVVQRLLHQPTVRVRQLAAEPGGDQYAALLRELFDLEVPQTSPVDTVPDVVEIDAAGRPSFDVADVPSTGGER; encoded by the coding sequence GTGAAACTGCTCGTCGTCGGCGCGTCCTACCGCACGGCTCCGGTCGCCACGCTGGAGCAGCTGGCGGTCGCCCCGGCCGATCTCACCCGCACCCTGGACCGGCTGGTCGCCCAGCCGTACGTGGCCGAGGCCGTGCTCGTCTCCACCTGCAACCGGGTGGAGGTCTACGCGGCCGTCTCCGGGTTCCACGGCGGTCTCGGCGACATCTGCGCGGTCCTCGCCGAGCAGGCCGGCTCCCCGCCGGTGGCGCTCGCCAACCACCTCTACGTGCACTACGACGCCGCCGCCGTCGACCACGTCTTCCGGGTCGCCGCCGGGCTGGACTCGATGGTGGTGGGCGAGGCGCAGATCCTCGGCCAGCTCCGGGACGCGTACCACTGGGCCAGCGGCGCCGACTCCGCCGGCCGGCTGCTGCACGAGCTGATGCAGCAGGCGCTGCGGGTGGGCAAGCGCGCGCACGCCGAGACCGGCATCGACCGGGCCGGTCAGAGCGTGGTCACCGCCGCGCTCGACCTGGCGGCCGGCCACTTCGACGGCGACCTCGCCGGCCGCCCGGCCATGGTGGTCGGGGCCGGCGCGATGGGCGCGCTGGGCGTGGCGACGCTCTCCCGGCTGGGCGCCGGGCCGCTCACCGTGACCAACCGTGGCGCCGACCGGGCGGTCCGGCTGGCCGCGTCGTACGGCGCCAGCGCCGTCCCGATGGCCGAGCTGGTCGACGCCCTCGCCACGGTGGACATCGTAGTGGCCGCCACGGCGGCCACCGAACCGGTCCTCACCCGCGACGTGGTGACCCGGGCGCTCGCCCGCCGGGACGCCGACCGGGGCCCGCTCGTCCTGCTCGACCTCGCCGTGCCGCGGGACGTCGAGGCGGGCGTCGCCGAGCTGCCCGGCGTCGAGATCATCGACATCGACCGGATGGCCGCCCTCCTCGCCGAGGGGGAGGCCGCCGCCGACGCCGCCGAGGTGGCCCGGATCGTCGCCGGCGAGGTCGAGTCGTTCCTCAGCTGGCTGCGCGGCGCCGACGTGGCGCCCACCGTGGCCGCGCTGCGCGGCCGGGCCGACGACGTGGTCACCGCCGAGCTGCGCCGGCTCGCCCAGCGCCGCCCCGACTTCAGCGACGACCAGCGCGCCGAGGTCGCCCGGACGGTGCACCGGGTGGTGCAGCGGCTGCTGCACCAGCCCACCGTGCGGGTCCGCCAGCTCGCTGCCGAGCCGGGCGGGGACCAGTACGCCGCGCTGCTGCGCGAGCTCTTCGACCTCGAGGTGCCGCAGACCTCCCCGGTCGACACCGTCCCCGACGTGGTGGAGATCGACGCCGCCGGCCGGCCGTCGTTCGACGTCGCCGACGTCCCGTCCACCGGAGGTGAGCGATGA
- a CDS encoding glutaredoxin family protein encodes MSTEARLTLITRPGCHLCEDAKAALDRVVAVTGDRWIEKDVTDDIELEREYGDRLPVVLLDGKEHGYWRVEEERLLRDLTTPQL; translated from the coding sequence ATGTCCACTGAAGCCCGGCTCACCCTGATCACCCGGCCCGGCTGCCATCTCTGCGAGGACGCGAAGGCGGCGCTGGACCGGGTGGTGGCGGTCACCGGCGACCGGTGGATCGAGAAGGACGTCACGGACGACATCGAGCTGGAACGCGAGTACGGCGACCGGCTGCCGGTGGTGCTGCTCGACGGCAAGGAGCACGGCTACTGGCGGGTCGAGGAGGAGCGGCTGCTGCGGGACCTGACCACCCCGCAGCTCTGA
- the hemC gene encoding hydroxymethylbilane synthase, whose amino-acid sequence MTATLRLGTRGSALAMAQSGQVAEALTAATGREVELVEVVTAGDRSSAPVHRLGVGVFVSALRDALAARTIDFAVHSYKDLPTAAAPGLHIAAVPPRQDPRDALVARDGRTLAELPPGALVGTGALRRIAQLHALGMQLEVTPLRGNVDTRLRRVLGPDADLDAVVLARAGLARLGRTDVITETLDPMLMLPAPAQGALAVECRLDDPDLVELLSVLDHAPSRAAVTAERALLATLEAGCTAPVAAYGELAEGDAGVELYLRGAVISPDGTRDLRLSRTGTPADAAEIGKALAAELLELGADSILGQEGHAGPGTQQFGSTE is encoded by the coding sequence ATGACCGCCACCCTGCGCCTCGGCACCCGGGGCAGCGCCCTGGCGATGGCCCAGTCCGGCCAGGTCGCCGAGGCGCTGACCGCGGCCACCGGCCGGGAGGTCGAGCTGGTCGAGGTGGTGACCGCAGGCGACCGCTCCTCCGCCCCGGTGCACCGGCTCGGGGTCGGCGTCTTCGTTTCCGCGCTGCGCGACGCGCTGGCCGCCCGGACCATCGACTTCGCCGTGCACTCCTACAAGGACCTGCCCACGGCGGCGGCGCCCGGGCTGCACATCGCGGCGGTGCCGCCCCGGCAGGATCCGCGCGACGCGCTGGTCGCGCGGGACGGCCGTACCCTCGCCGAGTTGCCGCCCGGCGCCCTCGTGGGCACCGGCGCGCTGCGTCGGATCGCCCAGCTGCACGCGCTCGGAATGCAGCTGGAGGTCACCCCGCTCCGGGGCAACGTGGACACCCGCCTGCGGCGGGTGCTCGGCCCGGACGCCGACCTCGACGCGGTTGTCCTGGCCCGGGCCGGGTTGGCCCGGCTGGGGCGGACCGACGTGATCACCGAGACGCTCGACCCGATGCTGATGCTGCCCGCGCCCGCCCAGGGCGCGCTGGCGGTGGAGTGCCGGCTCGACGACCCGGACCTGGTCGAGCTGCTCTCGGTGCTCGACCACGCACCGTCCCGGGCCGCGGTCACCGCGGAACGGGCGCTGCTGGCCACCCTGGAGGCCGGGTGCACGGCACCCGTCGCCGCCTACGGCGAGCTCGCCGAGGGTGATGCCGGCGTTGAGCTCTACCTGCGCGGGGCGGTGATCAGCCCGGACGGCACCCGTGACCTCCGGCTGTCCCGCACCGGAACGCCCGCCGACGCGGCGGAGATCGGCAAGGCACTCGCCGCCGAGCTCCTCGAACTCGGCGCCGACTCGATCCTCGGCCAAGAAGGACACGCCGGTCCGGGGACCCAGCAATTTGGGAGCACAGAATGA
- the hemB gene encoding porphobilinogen synthase — MPYPEIRPRRLRRNAAVRRLVSETRVDPAELVVPMFVKEGLTEPRAIASLPGVLQHSRDSLRKAAVEAVQAGVGGIMLFGVPAERDATGSGAIDPNGILNLAIRDVVSEVGDATVVMSDLCLDEFTSHGHCGLLTPDGAVDNDATLGAYAEMAVAQAAAGVGVVGPSGMMDGQVGVVRRALDAAGHQDVAVLAYAVKYASAFYGPFRDAVESALDGDRRTYQQDPANLRESLREVELDVAEGADMVMVKPALPYLDVVSAVRAAVNVPVAAYQVSGEYAMVEAAAANGWIDRERVMLETLTSIRRAGAQIILTYWAVEAAQLLRERY; from the coding sequence ATGCCGTACCCCGAGATCCGACCCCGCCGGCTGCGTCGCAACGCGGCCGTGCGGCGGCTGGTCTCCGAGACCCGCGTCGACCCGGCCGAGCTGGTCGTGCCGATGTTCGTCAAGGAGGGGCTGACCGAGCCCCGGGCCATCGCGTCGCTCCCGGGGGTGCTCCAGCACTCCCGGGACTCGCTGCGCAAGGCCGCCGTCGAGGCGGTCCAGGCCGGGGTCGGCGGGATCATGCTCTTCGGGGTGCCGGCCGAGCGGGACGCCACCGGCTCCGGTGCCATCGACCCGAACGGCATCCTCAACCTGGCGATCCGCGACGTGGTCTCCGAGGTGGGGGACGCCACCGTGGTGATGAGCGACCTCTGCCTGGACGAGTTCACCTCGCACGGGCACTGCGGACTGCTCACCCCGGACGGCGCCGTGGACAACGACGCCACCCTCGGGGCGTACGCCGAGATGGCGGTGGCCCAGGCCGCCGCCGGGGTCGGCGTGGTCGGGCCGTCCGGGATGATGGACGGCCAGGTCGGCGTCGTCCGCCGGGCTCTCGACGCCGCCGGCCACCAGGACGTGGCCGTGCTGGCGTACGCGGTGAAGTACGCCTCGGCCTTCTACGGCCCGTTCCGCGACGCGGTGGAGTCGGCCCTGGACGGCGACCGGCGCACCTACCAGCAGGACCCGGCGAACCTGCGCGAGTCGCTGCGCGAGGTCGAGCTGGACGTCGCTGAGGGCGCCGACATGGTGATGGTCAAGCCGGCGCTGCCCTACCTCGACGTGGTGTCGGCGGTCCGGGCCGCGGTGAACGTCCCGGTCGCCGCCTACCAGGTCTCCGGCGAGTACGCGATGGTCGAGGCGGCCGCCGCGAACGGCTGGATCGACCGGGAGCGGGTGATGCTGGAGACGCTCACCTCGATCCGTCGGGCCGGCGCGCAGATCATCCTCACCTACTGGGCGGTCGAGGCCGCCCAGTTGCTCCGCGAGCGCTACTGA
- a CDS encoding helix-turn-helix domain-containing protein, translating to MRSRDRGAPPRPVVRHPDLRASALDPPPTGPTIGHFPLAGLVRQARRTAGLGQRQMARFAKVAPSTVGREARRRRSQWEVRVAKYRGVPPPKEPRVWD from the coding sequence ATGCGCAGCCGCGACCGTGGTGCGCCGCCGCGACCCGTGGTGCGCCACCCCGACCTGCGGGCTTCCGCGCTCGATCCACCGCCGACCGGCCCGACCATCGGCCACTTCCCGCTCGCCGGGCTGGTCCGGCAGGCCCGCCGCACCGCCGGGCTCGGTCAGCGGCAGATGGCCCGCTTCGCCAAGGTGGCGCCGTCGACCGTGGGCCGGGAGGCACGCCGCCGGCGCAGCCAGTGGGAGGTCCGGGTGGCGAAGTACCGGGGCGTGCCGCCCCCGAAGGAGCCGCGGGTCTGGGACTGA
- a CDS encoding sigma factor-like helix-turn-helix DNA-binding protein produces MEQAAVVVRVDDMGSQPAAPADARQELPRHLADWERDPPALPFEQFYRDHVDRIHRALALAVGDVAVAREAADEAMARAYARWDRVRRLDNPAGWVFRVGLNWATSWWRKVRRERPPADEWQAPMAPGPDPAGLAARSALDRLPAGQRTVIVCRVLLDLSTAETAAVLNLTEGTVRSRLSRGLAGLRVALAEKE; encoded by the coding sequence ATGGAACAGGCGGCCGTCGTCGTGCGTGTAGATGACATGGGAAGCCAGCCGGCAGCGCCGGCCGATGCCAGGCAGGAGCTGCCGCGCCACCTCGCCGACTGGGAACGCGATCCGCCGGCCCTGCCGTTCGAGCAGTTCTACCGGGACCACGTGGACCGGATCCATCGGGCGCTCGCGCTGGCCGTCGGGGACGTCGCCGTGGCGCGGGAGGCCGCTGACGAGGCGATGGCCCGGGCATACGCGCGGTGGGACCGGGTGCGGCGCCTCGACAACCCGGCCGGGTGGGTGTTCCGGGTCGGGCTGAACTGGGCCACCTCCTGGTGGCGGAAGGTCCGCCGGGAGCGGCCACCGGCCGACGAGTGGCAGGCGCCGATGGCGCCGGGCCCCGATCCGGCCGGCCTGGCCGCCCGGTCGGCGCTGGACCGGCTGCCGGCCGGCCAGCGGACCGTGATCGTCTGCCGGGTCCTGCTGGACCTCTCCACCGCCGAGACCGCCGCGGTGCTCAATTTGACCGAGGGCACGGTTCGCAGCCGCCTCTCCCGTGGCCTGGCCGGGCTGCGCGTGGCGCTGGCCGAGAAGGAGTGA
- a CDS encoding uroporphyrinogen-III synthase, with the protein MTRTRKPAGRIAFVGAGPGDPGLLTRRAHDALVDADQVVYDRGIPESLLDAVRAQAKSDAQFSPAEGVPGDVAKVLISAARSGLNAVHLVAGDPFGHESVVKEVQAVARTAARFEVIPGVGQAEGVATYAGVPLPGVRTVADVEDVNTLDFDALAAAVARGSLALAVDAGDLAAIRDGLLAAGVDGGTPVGVTGDGTGETQYTTTSTVDSFVAAALGFTGRVVLTVGEGVGQRDKLSWWENRPLYGWKVLVPRTKEQAGAMSARLRAYGAIPCEVPTIAVEPPRTPAQMERAVKGLVDGRYAWVIFTSVNAVRAVWEKFAEHGLDARHFGGVKIACIGEATADAVRAFGIQPELVPSGEQSSEGLLAEFSPHDEVLDPVGRVLLPRADIATETLAAGLTERGWEVDDVTAYRTVRAAPPPAEIRDAIKSGGFDAVLFTSSSTVRNLVGIAGKPHARTVVAVIGPKTAETATEFGLRVDVQPPHASVPDLVEALAAYAVELREKLAAMPAKQRRGSKVQGPTALRFR; encoded by the coding sequence ATGACCCGCACCCGTAAGCCCGCAGGCCGTATCGCGTTCGTCGGGGCCGGCCCCGGCGACCCGGGCCTGCTGACCCGCCGGGCGCACGACGCCCTGGTCGACGCCGACCAGGTGGTGTACGACCGGGGGATCCCCGAGTCGCTGCTCGACGCCGTCCGCGCCCAGGCCAAGTCCGACGCCCAGTTCAGCCCAGCCGAGGGCGTACCGGGGGACGTGGCGAAGGTGCTGATCTCCGCGGCCCGCTCCGGGCTGAACGCGGTGCACCTGGTCGCCGGTGACCCGTTCGGCCACGAGTCGGTGGTCAAGGAGGTGCAGGCGGTGGCGCGTACCGCCGCGCGCTTCGAGGTGATCCCGGGTGTCGGCCAGGCCGAGGGCGTGGCCACCTACGCCGGTGTGCCGCTGCCGGGGGTGCGCACCGTCGCCGACGTCGAGGACGTCAACACGCTGGACTTCGACGCGCTCGCCGCGGCCGTCGCCCGGGGCTCGCTGGCGCTGGCCGTGGACGCCGGCGACCTCGCGGCGATCCGGGACGGCCTGCTGGCCGCCGGCGTCGACGGCGGGACCCCCGTCGGGGTGACCGGCGACGGCACCGGCGAGACGCAGTACACCACCACGTCGACCGTGGACTCCTTCGTCGCGGCGGCGCTCGGCTTCACCGGCCGGGTCGTGCTCACCGTCGGCGAGGGCGTCGGCCAGCGGGACAAGCTGAGCTGGTGGGAGAACCGGCCGCTCTACGGCTGGAAGGTGCTCGTGCCCCGGACCAAGGAGCAGGCCGGCGCGATGAGCGCCCGGCTGCGCGCGTACGGGGCGATCCCGTGCGAGGTGCCGACCATCGCGGTCGAGCCGCCGCGTACCCCGGCCCAGATGGAGCGGGCGGTCAAGGGCCTGGTCGACGGCCGGTACGCCTGGGTGATCTTCACCTCGGTGAACGCGGTCCGCGCGGTCTGGGAGAAGTTCGCCGAGCACGGCCTGGACGCCCGGCACTTCGGCGGCGTCAAGATCGCCTGCATCGGCGAGGCCACCGCCGACGCGGTCCGCGCCTTCGGCATCCAGCCGGAGCTGGTGCCGTCCGGGGAGCAGTCCTCGGAGGGGCTGCTGGCCGAGTTCTCGCCGCACGACGAGGTCCTCGACCCGGTGGGCCGGGTGCTGCTGCCGCGCGCCGACATCGCCACCGAGACCCTCGCCGCGGGGCTCACCGAGCGCGGCTGGGAGGTCGACGACGTGACTGCGTACCGGACGGTCCGGGCCGCGCCGCCGCCCGCCGAGATCCGGGACGCGATCAAGTCGGGTGGCTTCGACGCGGTGCTCTTCACCTCGTCCTCCACCGTCCGGAACCTGGTCGGCATCGCCGGGAAGCCGCATGCGCGTACCGTTGTCGCTGTGATCGGGCCCAAGACGGCGGAGACCGCGACGGAGTTCGGCCTGCGGGTCGACGTGCAGCCGCCGCACGCCTCGGTGCCCGACCTGGTGGAGGCGCTCGCCGCCTACGCCGTCGAGCTGCGCGAGAAGCTCGCCGCCATGCCGGCCAAGCAGCGCCGTGGTTCGAAGGTGCAGGGGCCGACCGCCCTGAGGTTCCGGTAG
- a CDS encoding lamin tail domain-containing protein translates to MRPRRPLAALATAAAVSATAIGVAPTAASAAPTDLFISEYVEGSSNNKAIELYNGTGAAVDLTAGNYQLKIHFNGAATSTNIALKGTVAAGDVFVFAAASAASAILAQADQTYGSSLFNGNDAIVLTKGGTVLDSIGQVGFDPGTEWGSGLTSTADNTLRRLPSVTAGDTDASNAFDPAAQWVGFAVDTFDGLGAHALDNGGPVDQPATLTCGGPLAVEAGATATREVTATDADDTITDLAVTAVSPAPATGSISRTAFSPATGVGGTATATVTATGLPVGSYAVTLTSTDADGGTASCTLTVQVTTVLSVGQVQGRTGDDENGRTDRSPLAPTSGNGTSSTLYDVRGVITQKSLTLSSAGARQHGFYVQSRKGTEDGDPLSSDGIFVFMGSFTTLIGGYAPTVGDEVVLRGRVSEFFNQTQLSSASLVRKLDSGLDVDTAVQVDNATPPADAATADRFWERHEGARLRVRAGSGVTSPRDVFGSTADSEIWVVDREDPLMQRTDPYTRRVFRDSHPLDDVPGERFDNGNGQRILLGGGGVKATEGDSAALLPPARTFDTLTEDALGAVSYGFSKYSVQPEQLTLTGGADPSANNPPQPANRDQEVAVATFNVENLYDYRDDPFDGCDFAGNLGCIGVDPPFDYVPADEAEYTARLGAEARQIVNDLHSPDLVMVQEAEDQDICSIADGKLVCGDTNADGAPDTIQELALTIAANGGPAYAAAYDRNGADARGITSAFLYRTDRLKLAQPTAADPVLGSAPTVEYRSAGLPYNLDVQNPKALNAVLPADVDRTTGVDGSNVYTRAPQVGKFTVAATPGSTEHYTLWAVSNHYSSTPDARVGQRREQAAYGAALVKAIEANDPNARVIYGGDLNVFPRPDDPIATAANPTPSDQLGPLYEAGMHNLWDDLVAEVPVAAYSYTFQGQAQTLDNLFANDKLHGDLVQMRSAHINADYPADAEGIGDRGASDHDPQVARFRSRASLTVANASVAEGDKGDTALTFRVTVSRPLSEPAQICAATYGTTAAAGSDYDPYVGCRTLAAGQTSIDFPVTVRGDRKVEADEQLTLLVAGAPGLRLADPVAVGTITNDD, encoded by the coding sequence ATGCGCCCGCGCCGCCCCCTTGCCGCGCTCGCGACCGCCGCCGCCGTCTCCGCCACGGCCATCGGCGTCGCGCCGACCGCGGCCAGCGCCGCGCCCACCGACCTGTTCATCTCCGAGTACGTCGAGGGCTCGTCCAACAACAAGGCGATCGAGCTCTACAACGGCACCGGCGCCGCGGTCGACCTGACCGCCGGCAACTACCAGCTCAAGATCCACTTCAACGGTGCCGCCACCTCGACCAACATCGCCCTGAAAGGCACCGTCGCCGCCGGTGACGTCTTCGTCTTCGCAGCCGCGTCGGCCGCGTCCGCGATCCTCGCCCAGGCGGACCAGACGTACGGCTCCTCGCTGTTCAACGGCAACGACGCGATCGTGCTGACCAAGGGCGGTACCGTGCTCGACTCGATCGGCCAGGTCGGCTTCGACCCGGGCACCGAGTGGGGCAGCGGCCTCACCAGCACCGCCGACAACACCCTGCGTCGGCTGCCCTCGGTCACCGCCGGGGACACCGACGCGTCCAACGCCTTCGACCCGGCCGCCCAGTGGGTCGGCTTCGCGGTCGACACCTTCGACGGCCTCGGCGCGCACGCCCTCGACAACGGCGGCCCGGTCGACCAGCCGGCGACGCTGACCTGCGGCGGCCCGCTGGCCGTCGAGGCGGGCGCGACCGCGACCCGCGAGGTGACCGCCACCGACGCGGACGACACGATCACCGACCTCGCGGTCACCGCGGTGAGCCCCGCGCCGGCGACCGGCTCGATCAGCCGTACCGCCTTCAGCCCGGCCACCGGCGTCGGTGGCACCGCCACCGCCACGGTGACCGCCACCGGCCTCCCGGTCGGCTCGTACGCGGTCACCCTCACCTCGACCGACGCCGACGGCGGCACCGCGAGCTGCACGCTGACCGTGCAGGTCACCACCGTGCTGTCGGTGGGCCAGGTGCAGGGCCGCACCGGCGATGACGAGAACGGTCGCACCGACCGGTCGCCGCTCGCCCCGACCAGCGGCAACGGCACCAGCTCCACCCTGTACGACGTGCGCGGCGTGATCACGCAGAAGTCGCTCACCCTCTCCTCGGCCGGCGCCCGGCAGCACGGCTTCTACGTGCAGAGCCGCAAGGGCACCGAGGACGGCGACCCGCTGAGCTCGGACGGCATCTTCGTCTTCATGGGCTCGTTCACCACGCTGATCGGCGGCTACGCGCCGACCGTCGGCGACGAGGTGGTGCTGCGCGGCCGGGTGTCCGAGTTCTTCAACCAGACCCAGCTCTCCAGCGCCTCGCTCGTGCGCAAGCTCGACTCCGGGCTGGACGTCGACACCGCCGTCCAGGTGGACAACGCGACGCCGCCGGCCGACGCGGCCACCGCCGACCGGTTCTGGGAGCGGCACGAGGGCGCCCGGCTGCGGGTCCGCGCTGGCAGCGGCGTGACCAGCCCCCGGGACGTCTTCGGCTCCACCGCCGACTCGGAGATCTGGGTGGTGGACCGGGAGGACCCGCTGATGCAGCGGACCGACCCGTACACCCGCCGGGTGTTCCGGGACTCGCACCCGCTGGACGACGTTCCGGGCGAGCGGTTCGACAACGGCAACGGCCAGCGGATCCTGCTGGGCGGCGGCGGGGTCAAGGCCACCGAGGGTGACAGCGCCGCGCTGCTGCCCCCGGCCCGGACCTTCGACACGCTCACCGAGGACGCCCTCGGCGCCGTCTCGTACGGCTTCAGCAAGTACAGCGTCCAGCCGGAGCAGCTCACGCTGACCGGGGGCGCCGACCCGTCGGCGAACAACCCGCCGCAGCCGGCGAACCGCGACCAGGAGGTCGCGGTGGCGACCTTCAACGTGGAGAACCTGTACGACTACCGGGACGACCCCTTCGACGGCTGCGACTTCGCCGGCAACCTCGGCTGCATCGGGGTCGACCCGCCGTTCGACTACGTGCCGGCAGACGAGGCGGAGTACACCGCCCGGCTCGGCGCCGAGGCCCGGCAGATCGTCAACGACCTGCACAGCCCTGACCTGGTGATGGTGCAGGAGGCAGAGGACCAGGACATCTGCTCGATCGCGGACGGCAAGCTGGTCTGCGGCGACACCAACGCCGACGGCGCGCCGGACACCATCCAGGAGTTGGCGCTCACCATCGCGGCCAACGGCGGCCCGGCCTACGCGGCGGCGTACGACCGCAACGGCGCGGACGCCCGCGGCATCACGTCGGCGTTCCTCTACCGCACCGACCGCCTGAAGCTGGCACAGCCGACCGCGGCCGACCCGGTGCTGGGCTCCGCCCCGACGGTGGAGTACCGCTCGGCGGGGCTGCCGTACAACCTCGATGTGCAGAACCCGAAGGCGCTCAACGCGGTACTGCCGGCCGACGTCGACCGCACCACCGGGGTGGACGGCTCGAACGTCTACACCCGCGCCCCGCAGGTCGGCAAGTTCACCGTGGCGGCGACGCCCGGCTCGACCGAGCACTACACGCTCTGGGCGGTGAGCAACCACTACTCGTCCACCCCGGATGCGCGGGTCGGGCAGCGGCGCGAGCAGGCCGCGTACGGCGCGGCGCTGGTCAAGGCCATCGAGGCGAACGACCCGAACGCCCGGGTGATCTACGGCGGTGACCTGAACGTCTTCCCGCGCCCGGACGACCCGATCGCCACCGCCGCGAACCCGACCCCGTCGGACCAGCTCGGCCCGCTGTACGAGGCCGGGATGCACAACCTCTGGGACGACCTGGTCGCCGAGGTGCCCGTGGCGGCGTACTCGTACACCTTCCAGGGGCAGGCGCAGACGCTGGACAACCTCTTCGCCAACGACAAGCTCCACGGCGACCTGGTGCAGATGCGCTCGGCCCACATCAACGCCGACTACCCGGCCGACGCGGAGGGCATCGGCGACCGCGGGGCCAGCGACCACGACCCGCAGGTGGCCCGGTTCCGCTCCCGCGCGTCGCTGACCGTCGCGAACGCGTCGGTGGCCGAGGGCGACAAGGGCGACACCGCCCTGACGTTCAGGGTGACCGTGTCGCGCCCGCTCTCCGAGCCGGCGCAGATCTGCGCCGCCACCTACGGCACCACGGCCGCGGCCGGGTCAGACTACGACCCGTACGTCGGCTGCCGGACCCTGGCGGCGGGCCAGACGTCGATCGACTTCCCGGTGACCGTGCGCGGTGACCGGAAGGTCGAGGCGGACGAGCAGCTGACCCTGCTGGTGGCGGGCGCGCCAGGCCTGCGGCTGGCCGACCCGGTCGCGGTCGGCACCATCACCAACGACGACTGA
- a CDS encoding redox-sensing transcriptional repressor Rex: MSQHRHPGAPGRAGAVPALPDLPEATVARLPEYLRALHNLADAGHETVSSEGLANAAGVNSAKLRKDLSHLGSYGTRGVGYDVGLLIDQIEFVLGLTQRRAVALVGVGNLGHALAGYDGFASRGFRIAALFDADPSRVGEEINGLVVRHVEELPRVAAEESISIGVIATPAQAAQRVADQLVAVGVTSILNFAPCVLSVPEGVDVRKVDLAIELQILSFHEHRKASLTALPATGGSALTALPGGLAATDTQEAIGT; the protein is encoded by the coding sequence ATGAGTCAGCACCGTCACCCTGGCGCGCCCGGTCGCGCCGGTGCCGTACCGGCGCTCCCGGACCTGCCCGAGGCGACCGTGGCGCGGCTCCCGGAATACCTCCGTGCCCTGCACAATCTCGCCGACGCCGGCCACGAGACGGTCTCCAGCGAGGGGCTCGCGAACGCGGCCGGGGTCAACTCGGCCAAGCTCCGCAAGGACCTCTCCCACCTCGGGTCGTACGGCACCAGGGGAGTCGGCTACGACGTCGGGCTGCTGATCGACCAGATCGAGTTCGTGCTCGGGCTCACCCAGCGTCGGGCGGTCGCCCTGGTCGGGGTGGGTAATCTCGGTCACGCCCTGGCCGGCTACGACGGTTTCGCCAGCCGCGGTTTCCGGATCGCCGCACTCTTCGACGCGGACCCGTCCCGGGTCGGCGAGGAGATCAACGGCCTGGTCGTACGGCACGTCGAGGAGCTGCCCCGGGTCGCCGCCGAGGAGTCGATCTCGATCGGCGTGATCGCCACCCCGGCCCAGGCCGCCCAGCGGGTGGCCGACCAGCTGGTCGCCGTCGGCGTGACGAGCATCCTCAACTTCGCGCCGTGCGTACTCTCGGTTCCGGAGGGGGTCGACGTGCGCAAGGTCGACCTCGCGATCGAGCTGCAGATCCTGTCCTTCCACGAGCACCGCAAGGCGTCGCTGACCGCGCTTCCCGCCACCGGCGGGTCCGCCCTCACCGCCCTGCCCGGCGGGCTCGCGGCCACCGACACCCAGGAGGCGATCGGCACGTGA
- a CDS encoding HAD family hydrolase — MTPARHHLVWDWNGTLLDDLDLVVQATNVAFASAGGPAVTVDEHRARFRRPIAEYYAEMLGRAVDDEAFGRLDQIFHDAYRAGLTTCELAADATAAIAAWPGSQSLLSMWFHDELVPTVHTYGLTPHFTRVDGLRDAVGGGVKAGWLAKHLAELGLDGSQVVLIGDSLDDADAAESVGARCVLYTGGLSDPARLRASAHPTADTLTAAVTLATTLP, encoded by the coding sequence ATGACCCCTGCGCGGCACCACCTGGTATGGGACTGGAACGGCACCCTGCTCGACGATCTCGACCTGGTGGTGCAGGCCACCAACGTCGCCTTCGCCAGCGCCGGGGGGCCGGCCGTCACCGTCGACGAGCACCGGGCGAGGTTCCGCCGGCCGATCGCCGAGTACTACGCCGAGATGCTCGGGCGGGCGGTCGACGACGAGGCGTTCGGGCGGCTGGACCAGATCTTCCACGACGCGTACCGGGCGGGGCTGACCACCTGCGAGCTGGCGGCCGACGCGACCGCGGCGATCGCGGCGTGGCCGGGCAGCCAGTCGCTGCTCTCCATGTGGTTCCACGACGAGCTGGTGCCGACCGTGCACACCTACGGGCTGACCCCGCACTTCACCCGGGTCGACGGGCTGCGGGACGCGGTCGGCGGGGGCGTCAAGGCCGGGTGGCTGGCGAAGCACCTGGCCGAGCTGGGCCTGGACGGCAGCCAGGTGGTGCTGATCGGCGACTCCCTCGACGACGCCGACGCCGCCGAGTCGGTCGGCGCCCGCTGCGTCCTCTACACCGGCGGCCTCTCCGACCCGGCCCGGCTCCGCGCCTCCGCCCACCCCACCGCCGACACCCTGACGGCCGCGGTAACCCTCGCCACCACCCTCCCCTGA